The following coding sequences are from one Triticum aestivum cultivar Chinese Spring chromosome 5A, IWGSC CS RefSeq v2.1, whole genome shotgun sequence window:
- the LOC123106193 gene encoding small nuclear ribonucleoprotein SmD3b: MSRSLGIPVKLLHEAAGHVVTVELKTGEVYRGSMIECEDNWNCQIENITFTAKDGKVSQLEHVFIRGSRVRFMIIPDMLKNAPMFKRLEARIRGKGSAIGVGRGRAVAMRARAAGGRGGGPPVGGGRGGAPPVRR, translated from the exons ATGAGCCGCAGCCTTGGGATCCCGGTGAAGCTGCTGCACGAGGCGGCGGGGCACGTGGTGACGGTGGAGCTCAAGACCGGCGAGGTCTACCGGGGCTCCATGATCGAGTGCGAGGACAACTGGAACTGCCAGATCGAGAACATCACCTTCACAGCTAAG GACGGCAAGGTGTCGCAGCTGGAGCACGTCTTCATCAGGGGCAGCAGGGTCCGCTTCATGATCATCCCCGACATGCTCAAGAACGCCCCCATGTTCAAGCGCCTCGAGGCCAGGATAAGG GGCAAGGGGTCGGCCAtcggcgtcgggcgcggccgtGCTGTCGCAATGCGTGCCCGG GCTGCTGGTGGACGTGGTGGTGGCCCCCCAgttggaggaggacgaggtggtgcGCCTCCTGTGAGGAGGTAG